In Streptomyces hawaiiensis, one genomic interval encodes:
- a CDS encoding glycosyltransferase family 87 protein: MKTTGTRRSLAWLPVVWCLTRLMLLLFVLKVYVFPGPDVTSDVHVIYQGWYDVLSTGTFPLNDVTWQYPPAAALAILSPGLLPFLDYATAFFVLVCVTDLAVLALMTYAGRRPGRSLRGAWVWVIGVPLLGPTVYARYDVMVTAVAMAALLAGARHPKAMGALAAFGALLKVWPAMLLLAARSRSAWMSALAAGIAVTGVFALAMPGAFAFLTFQRDRGTEVESLGALVFHVARHFGWQGEVRLNYGSIEFIGPYVSEVSTGALFLTGTAFGWLVLWRLLARRFEQHTLADAAFVAVLMFTTTSRVISPQYMVWLIGLAAVCVYFPGSRMRLPVVLVLVACFVTVLEFPYYFANVVASDGLGLTLLFLRNGLLVAATLIAAGALWRATVPPATPAAARPRVSPADPADMPATAP, translated from the coding sequence GTGAAGACGACGGGCACGAGGCGGTCCCTGGCATGGCTGCCGGTGGTCTGGTGTCTCACGAGGCTGATGCTGCTGCTGTTCGTGCTGAAGGTGTACGTCTTCCCGGGCCCGGACGTCACGAGCGACGTGCACGTGATCTACCAGGGCTGGTACGACGTCCTGAGCACCGGAACGTTCCCGCTGAACGATGTCACCTGGCAGTACCCGCCCGCCGCCGCGCTGGCGATCCTCTCCCCCGGCCTGCTGCCCTTCCTGGACTACGCGACCGCGTTCTTCGTGCTGGTCTGCGTAACCGACCTGGCCGTGCTGGCCCTGATGACGTACGCGGGACGCCGCCCGGGCCGCTCGCTGCGCGGCGCCTGGGTGTGGGTGATCGGCGTGCCGCTGCTGGGCCCCACGGTGTACGCCCGCTACGACGTGATGGTCACGGCGGTGGCGATGGCCGCGCTGCTCGCGGGCGCCCGGCACCCGAAGGCGATGGGGGCCCTGGCCGCTTTCGGGGCGCTGCTGAAGGTGTGGCCGGCGATGCTGCTCCTGGCCGCCCGGAGCCGCAGCGCCTGGATGTCGGCCCTGGCGGCCGGCATCGCGGTGACGGGTGTGTTCGCGCTGGCCATGCCGGGCGCGTTCGCGTTCCTGACCTTCCAGCGCGACCGGGGCACCGAGGTCGAGTCGCTGGGCGCGCTGGTCTTCCATGTCGCCCGACACTTCGGCTGGCAGGGCGAGGTGAGGCTGAACTACGGCTCGATCGAGTTCATCGGGCCGTATGTGAGCGAGGTGAGCACGGGCGCACTGTTCCTGACCGGGACGGCCTTCGGCTGGCTGGTGCTGTGGCGGCTGCTGGCCCGGCGCTTCGAGCAGCACACGCTCGCCGACGCGGCCTTCGTGGCGGTGCTGATGTTCACCACCACCAGCCGGGTGATCAGCCCGCAGTACATGGTGTGGCTGATCGGGCTGGCGGCGGTGTGCGTGTACTTCCCCGGGAGCCGGATGCGGCTGCCGGTCGTCCTGGTGCTGGTGGCGTGCTTCGTGACGGTGCTGGAGTTCCCGTACTACTTCGCCAACGTCGTGGCGAGCGACGGTCTCGGCCTCACCCTGCTGTTCCTGCGCAACGGCCTCCTGGTGGCCGCCACGCTGATCGCGGCCGGCGCCCTGTGGCGGGCGACCGTACCGCCCGCCACGCCGGCCGCTGCCCGGCCCCGGGTCAGCCCAGCTGATCCCGCAGATATGCCCGCCACTGCTCCGTGA
- a CDS encoding NlpC/P60 family protein, which yields MGSHRRLAPSGFDRGASAAVSFLSVAAAAVGAVPAAAAPYDDTRAKVDRLYEQAEKATEVYNQADERADELRDHVGTARDRIARQQQRVNSMRESLGSLAGAQYREGGMDPSLALLFSDDPDDYLDHASRLDRLTARQASELKELRIALRELAQDREETAGKLRELDRSRKAVAAHKKTVEQKLATARRLLNSLPDAERDAYGRASRSGRPGMPDLGGATAASGRGSAAVAAARSVLGRPYVWGANGPSGFDCSGLMQWSYAQAGVSLPRTSQAQRYAGRQVPLSEARPGDLVVYRGDSSHVGMYMGNGQVIHAPYPGAPVRYDPVGMMPVSSVTRV from the coding sequence GTGGGGTCCCATCGCCGCCTTGCACCGTCCGGGTTCGACCGGGGCGCCAGTGCCGCGGTCAGCTTCCTGTCCGTCGCGGCCGCCGCCGTGGGCGCGGTACCGGCCGCCGCCGCACCGTACGACGACACCCGGGCCAAGGTGGACCGGCTCTACGAGCAGGCCGAGAAGGCGACCGAGGTGTACAACCAGGCCGACGAGCGCGCCGACGAGCTGCGCGATCACGTCGGCACCGCCCGGGACCGCATCGCCCGCCAGCAGCAGCGCGTCAACTCCATGCGGGAGTCCCTCGGTTCGCTCGCCGGCGCCCAGTACCGCGAGGGCGGCATGGACCCGTCCCTCGCCCTGCTGTTCTCCGACGACCCGGACGACTACCTCGACCACGCGTCCCGGCTCGACCGCCTCACCGCCCGCCAGGCGAGCGAGCTGAAGGAACTCCGGATCGCGCTGCGCGAACTGGCACAGGACCGCGAGGAGACCGCCGGGAAGCTCCGCGAACTGGACAGGAGCCGTAAGGCCGTCGCCGCCCACAAGAAGACCGTCGAGCAGAAGCTCGCCACGGCCCGGCGGCTGCTCAACTCCCTGCCGGACGCCGAGCGCGACGCCTACGGCCGCGCCTCCCGCTCCGGCCGCCCCGGCATGCCCGACCTCGGCGGCGCCACCGCCGCCTCGGGACGCGGGTCCGCCGCGGTCGCCGCAGCCCGCAGCGTGCTCGGCAGGCCCTACGTCTGGGGCGCCAACGGACCCTCCGGCTTCGACTGTTCGGGCCTGATGCAGTGGTCGTACGCGCAGGCCGGGGTCTCCCTGCCGCGCACCTCGCAGGCCCAGCGGTACGCCGGCCGGCAGGTCCCGCTGTCCGAGGCGCGCCCCGGTGACCTGGTCGTCTACCGGGGCGACTCCAGCCATGTCGGGATGTACATGGGCAACGGCCAGGTCATCCACGCGCCCTACCCCGGCGCGCCCGTGCGCTACGACCCGGTCGGGATGATGCCCGTCTCGTCGGTCACCAGGGTCTGA
- a CDS encoding C40 family peptidase, with amino-acid sequence MASHRRPKQPSRARVTVLTTAAAAAVAFSSQAANAAPSEKPSKDEVKAKVDKLYEEAEQATEKYNGAKEKQEKLQKEISTIQDNVARGQEELNELRDSLGLAAASQYRTGSIDPSVQLFLSADPEDYLDKASTLDQLSSQQVEALKKVQEKQRELAQERAEASEKLKDLASTRTELGKKKKEVQGKLSSAQKLLNSLTAAQKAELAAEQNRASRTSERDALDVDVPPGSGRAAAAFAFAQSQLGKPYVYGATGMSSFDCSGLTSRAYAAAGVQIPRTSEAQTGAGTKIYSVSQLKVGDLVFFFNDLHHVGLYAGNGQIIHAPRTGTVVRYESMDTIGGPFMFGVRV; translated from the coding sequence GTGGCGTCCCACCGTCGTCCTAAGCAGCCGAGCCGCGCACGTGTGACCGTGCTGACCACCGCCGCCGCCGCTGCCGTCGCCTTCAGCTCGCAGGCCGCCAACGCGGCCCCCAGTGAGAAGCCGAGCAAGGACGAGGTCAAGGCCAAGGTCGACAAGCTCTACGAAGAGGCGGAGCAGGCCACCGAGAAGTACAACGGGGCCAAGGAGAAGCAGGAGAAACTCCAGAAGGAGATCTCCACCATCCAGGACAACGTGGCCCGCGGCCAGGAGGAGCTCAACGAGCTCCGCGACAGCCTGGGTCTCGCCGCCGCGTCGCAGTACCGCACCGGCTCCATCGACCCCTCCGTGCAGCTGTTCCTCTCCGCCGACCCGGAGGACTACCTCGACAAGGCCTCCACGCTCGACCAGCTGAGCAGCCAGCAGGTCGAGGCGCTGAAGAAGGTCCAGGAGAAGCAGCGCGAGCTCGCCCAGGAGCGCGCCGAGGCCTCCGAGAAGCTGAAGGACCTCGCCTCCACCCGGACCGAACTCGGCAAGAAGAAGAAGGAAGTCCAGGGCAAGCTCTCCTCCGCGCAGAAGCTGCTCAACAGCCTCACCGCCGCCCAGAAGGCCGAACTGGCCGCCGAACAGAACCGCGCCAGCCGCACCAGCGAGCGCGACGCCCTCGACGTCGACGTCCCGCCCGGCTCGGGCCGCGCCGCCGCCGCCTTCGCCTTCGCCCAGAGCCAGCTCGGCAAGCCCTACGTCTACGGCGCCACCGGCATGAGCTCCTTCGACTGCTCCGGCCTCACCTCCCGGGCGTATGCGGCGGCCGGCGTGCAGATCCCGCGCACCTCCGAGGCGCAGACCGGGGCCGGCACCAAGATCTACTCGGTCAGCCAGCTCAAGGTCGGCGACCTGGTCTTCTTCTTCAACGACCTGCACCACGTGGGCCTCTACGCCGGCAACGGGCAGATCATCCACGCCCCGCGCACCGGCACGGTCGTCCGCTACGAGTCGATGGACACCATCGGCGGCCCCTTCATGTTCGGCGTCCGGGTCTGA
- a CDS encoding NYN domain-containing protein, translated as MAETTGGGPGDGAAEVLDRPLPDGVRRRVVQIVSDGFGSLTVAELPAQLRQYARFAPNRRAKFAGNAMAAALETDPLFRQRIGEKLRETQPELTGALDSGSPPPAADPLDVAAAAYVLRPTDWVKLVTAAGEEAQRADAERADEESRAELERLRAELDRARDHTRAETERLRTELESAKKETESLHRKLRAALSDVKRGAAALRKAHGETEAVRAEAHAQVSAAESETRRLKSRLGETEAALEATRRAAREGRSVEDMRVRLLLDTLLDATQGLRRELALPPVSVRPAETVDAVEPGRMTPKDIAARALSENDPQVLDQLLALPQAHLVVDGYNVTKTGYPQMPLEKQRLRLLGQLSQLAAQTGAEVTCVFDGAELAAPVLLAPPRGVRVLFSKPGVTADELIRQLVRAEPPGRPVIVASTDREVADGVARAGARPVASAMLLKRLSRA; from the coding sequence ATGGCGGAGACCACGGGCGGGGGGCCGGGCGACGGCGCCGCCGAGGTGCTCGACCGTCCGCTGCCCGACGGCGTGCGCCGCAGGGTCGTGCAGATCGTCTCGGACGGCTTCGGCTCGCTGACGGTCGCCGAGCTGCCCGCGCAGCTCAGGCAGTACGCCCGGTTCGCACCGAACCGCCGGGCGAAGTTCGCCGGCAACGCGATGGCGGCCGCGCTGGAGACCGATCCGCTGTTCCGCCAGCGCATCGGGGAGAAGCTCAGAGAGACCCAGCCGGAGCTGACCGGCGCCCTCGACTCAGGCTCCCCGCCCCCGGCCGCGGACCCGCTCGACGTGGCGGCCGCGGCCTACGTACTGCGGCCGACGGACTGGGTGAAGCTGGTGACCGCCGCCGGCGAGGAGGCCCAGCGGGCCGACGCCGAGCGCGCCGACGAGGAGAGCCGGGCCGAGCTGGAGCGGCTGCGCGCCGAACTCGACCGGGCCCGCGACCACACCCGGGCCGAGACCGAGCGGCTGCGCACGGAGCTGGAATCGGCCAAAAAGGAAACCGAGTCGCTGCACCGCAAGCTGCGCGCCGCCCTCAGCGACGTCAAGCGCGGCGCGGCCGCCCTGCGCAAGGCGCACGGCGAGACCGAGGCCGTCCGCGCCGAGGCGCACGCCCAGGTGTCCGCCGCCGAGAGCGAGACCCGGCGGCTCAAGTCCCGGCTGGGCGAGACCGAGGCCGCCCTGGAGGCCACGCGCCGGGCCGCCCGCGAGGGCCGCAGCGTCGAGGACATGCGGGTACGGCTGCTGCTGGACACCCTGCTGGACGCCACCCAGGGGCTCCGCCGCGAACTGGCCCTGCCGCCGGTGTCGGTGCGGCCCGCCGAGACCGTCGACGCCGTCGAACCGGGCCGGATGACCCCGAAGGACATCGCCGCCCGCGCCCTGTCGGAGAACGACCCGCAGGTCCTGGACCAGCTGCTGGCGCTACCGCAGGCCCATCTGGTCGTCGACGGCTACAACGTCACCAAGACCGGCTATCCGCAGATGCCGCTGGAGAAGCAGCGCCTGCGACTGCTCGGGCAGCTCTCCCAACTGGCCGCGCAGACCGGCGCCGAGGTGACCTGCGTCTTCGACGGCGCCGAGCTCGCCGCACCGGTGCTGCTGGCCCCGCCGCGCGGTGTACGCGTCCTGTTCTCGAAGCCGGGCGTCACCGCCGACGAGCTCATCCGCCAGCTGGTGCGCGCCGAACCCCCGGGCCGCCCGGTCATCGTGGCGTCCACCGACCGCGAGGTCGCCGACGGGGTGGCCCGGGCCGGTGCCCGCCCGGTGGCCTCGGCGATGCTCCTCAAGCGCCTTTCGAGGGCCTAG
- a CDS encoding rhomboid family intramembrane serine protease, with product MIRKWSASIVRAGRSVRGSSAPVTYSLIALCCLTFLAGPASGLNPAYGTGDELLAVQRAYFRRWGVIPAELFEGSAGSALTPATALFVHGGWVHLLGNMLFLYVFGAMTEERMGRVHFTLFYVGCGYLALLGYAVANADSGQSLVGASGAISAVLGAFLYLFPRARVTSLLPFLFFLPVRFPAWVVLPFWAALQWLAAGRASDGPGVAYLAHLIGFGLGFGYASVRYGRPTGPTRVKAAPAPAPEGENQP from the coding sequence ATGATCCGCAAGTGGAGTGCGTCGATCGTCCGGGCCGGCAGATCGGTCAGGGGGTCGTCGGCGCCGGTGACGTACTCACTGATCGCCCTGTGCTGCCTGACCTTCCTGGCCGGACCCGCCTCGGGCCTGAATCCGGCGTACGGCACGGGCGACGAGCTGCTCGCCGTGCAGCGGGCCTACTTCCGGCGCTGGGGCGTGATTCCCGCAGAACTGTTCGAAGGGTCCGCGGGGTCGGCCCTCACCCCCGCGACCGCGCTCTTCGTCCACGGCGGCTGGGTGCACCTGCTCGGCAACATGCTCTTCCTCTACGTCTTCGGGGCGATGACCGAGGAACGGATGGGCCGGGTGCACTTCACCCTGTTCTACGTCGGCTGCGGCTACCTGGCCCTGCTGGGGTACGCCGTCGCCAACGCGGACTCCGGGCAGTCCCTGGTCGGTGCCTCGGGGGCGATCTCCGCGGTCCTCGGTGCGTTCCTGTACCTGTTCCCCCGTGCCCGGGTGACCAGTCTCCTGCCGTTCCTCTTCTTCCTGCCGGTGCGCTTCCCGGCGTGGGTCGTGCTGCCGTTCTGGGCGGCGCTGCAGTGGCTGGCGGCGGGGCGCGCCTCGGACGGGCCGGGGGTCGCCTACCTCGCCCACCTCATCGGATTCGGTCTGGGCTTCGGCTATGCGTCGGTCCGCTACGGCCGCCCCACCGGCCCTACTAGAGTGAAGGCCGCCCCTGCTCCGGCCCCCGAGGGAGAGAACCAGCCGTGA
- a CDS encoding Lrp/AsnC family transcriptional regulator — MITAIVLIKTSVDRIPEIAESIAALDSVSEVFSVTGTYDLIAMVRVKEHEDLAEVIPGRISKIPGVEGTDTHVAFRTYSQHDLEAAFSIGLDN; from the coding sequence GTGATCACCGCGATCGTCCTGATCAAGACCAGCGTGGACCGGATCCCCGAGATCGCCGAGTCGATCGCGGCGCTGGACAGCGTCAGCGAGGTCTTCTCCGTCACCGGCACCTACGACCTGATCGCGATGGTCCGGGTGAAGGAGCACGAGGACCTGGCGGAGGTCATCCCGGGCCGGATCAGCAAGATCCCCGGAGTGGAGGGGACGGACACGCACGTGGCGTTCCGTACGTACTCGCAGCACGACCTCGAGGCGGCGTTCTCGATCGGGCTGGACAACTAG
- a CDS encoding small secreted hydrophilic protein gives MVFTRRMAALSAVVLIPLGIAATSYALADSPESPKVPSQQVELDHGSPTPTPTSTLRPTPQATPPGTTPDDEVVSRPPVTDSSASDDDDDDRGQGTGDDGPGDDDGPGSDH, from the coding sequence ATGGTTTTCACTCGCCGGATGGCGGCACTGTCCGCCGTCGTGCTGATCCCGCTGGGCATCGCCGCGACCAGCTACGCGCTCGCGGACAGCCCCGAGTCGCCCAAGGTGCCCTCCCAGCAGGTGGAGCTGGACCACGGCTCGCCCACGCCCACGCCCACCTCCACGCTCCGGCCCACCCCGCAGGCCACGCCGCCCGGCACCACGCCGGATGACGAGGTCGTCTCCCGGCCTCCGGTGACCGACAGCTCAGCGAGTGACGATGATGACGACGACCGCGGCCAGGGCACCGGAGACGACGGACCGGGCGACGACGACGGCCCCGGTTCCGACCACTGA
- a CDS encoding sensor histidine kinase — protein MTTTAARAPETTDRATTTAPVPTTDTGHRRVSARVRILLWLLLVMALALASVAMTTRSFLLRDVDHRVNRLLAQETGEFANFEERGGDPRTGRPFTDADRLLTVFLERQYPDSDEELIGLVGRAGAGPRQIRQPHDLPVALPLHEDPEARRRIFGSPASSGVLGRPQGEIRWAKVTVAQPGRAPDAAFVVAFHPGREQARVNSVFRTLLVISGVALLLTVGIAWAVAGRILKPVRVVRTAAAQLTEQDLTRRIPVHGHDDIAALAETFNGMLDRLERAFAAQREFVDDAGHELRTPITIVRGHLEVMGDDPAEREETVRLVTDELDRMSRIVEDLLLLAKAERPDFVSPEPFQVAELTADVYVKARTLGDRDWQLAEVADLEAELDPQRITQAMVQLAQNAVQHTTAGQAIRIGSRTNGPHLELYVADSGPGVQPQDAEVIFERFRRGTARRGARGSGAGLGLSIVKAIAEGHRGHVRLYGTPGGGATFALVLHAPRAPEGDPT, from the coding sequence ATGACGACGACCGCGGCCAGGGCACCGGAGACGACGGACCGGGCGACGACGACGGCCCCGGTTCCGACCACTGACACCGGCCACCGGCGGGTCTCCGCCCGGGTCCGGATCCTGCTGTGGCTGCTGCTCGTGATGGCGCTCGCGCTGGCCTCGGTGGCCATGACCACCCGCTCGTTCCTGCTGCGGGACGTCGACCACCGGGTCAACCGCCTGCTCGCCCAGGAGACCGGCGAGTTCGCGAACTTCGAGGAGCGCGGCGGGGATCCGCGCACGGGCCGCCCGTTCACCGACGCGGACCGGCTGCTGACGGTGTTCCTGGAACGGCAGTACCCCGACAGCGACGAGGAGCTGATCGGCCTGGTCGGCCGGGCGGGTGCCGGCCCCCGGCAGATCCGCCAGCCGCACGACCTGCCCGTCGCCCTGCCCCTGCACGAGGATCCCGAGGCCCGGCGCCGCATCTTCGGCTCGCCCGCGTCCTCCGGCGTGCTCGGCCGGCCGCAGGGCGAGATCCGCTGGGCGAAGGTCACCGTGGCCCAGCCGGGCCGGGCACCGGACGCCGCGTTCGTCGTGGCGTTCCACCCGGGGCGCGAGCAGGCGCGCGTGAACAGCGTGTTCCGCACGCTGCTCGTCATCTCCGGGGTGGCCCTGCTGCTGACCGTCGGCATCGCCTGGGCGGTCGCCGGGCGGATCCTCAAACCGGTGCGGGTGGTGCGCACGGCGGCGGCGCAGCTCACCGAGCAGGACCTCACCCGCCGGATCCCGGTGCACGGCCACGACGACATAGCGGCCCTCGCCGAGACGTTCAACGGCATGCTCGACCGGCTGGAGCGGGCCTTCGCCGCGCAGCGCGAGTTCGTCGACGACGCCGGCCACGAGCTGCGCACCCCCATCACCATCGTGCGCGGGCATCTGGAGGTCATGGGCGACGACCCCGCCGAACGCGAGGAGACCGTCCGGCTGGTCACCGACGAACTGGACCGGATGAGCCGCATCGTCGAGGACCTGCTGCTGCTCGCCAAGGCCGAACGCCCCGACTTCGTCTCCCCAGAGCCGTTCCAGGTCGCCGAACTCACCGCCGACGTCTACGTCAAGGCCCGCACCCTGGGCGACCGCGACTGGCAGCTCGCGGAGGTCGCCGATCTGGAGGCCGAGCTGGATCCGCAGCGGATCACCCAGGCCATGGTGCAGCTCGCCCAGAACGCCGTGCAGCACACCACGGCCGGCCAGGCCATCCGCATCGGCTCCCGCACAAACGGCCCGCACCTGGAGCTGTACGTCGCCGACTCGGGGCCCGGAGTGCAGCCTCAGGACGCCGAGGTGATCTTCGAACGCTTCCGGCGCGGCACGGCCCGCCGCGGCGCCCGGGGCTCCGGCGCCGGACTCGGGCTGTCCATCGTCAAGGCGATCGCCGAGGGCCACCGGGGCCACGTACGGCTCTACGGCACTCCCGGGGGCGGCGCCACCTTCGCCCTCGTCCTGCACGCGCCCCGGGCACCGGAAGGGGACCCCACGTGA
- a CDS encoding response regulator transcription factor, which translates to MNRILIVEDEERIASFVEKGLRSNGFTTTVVTDGDAGYEYALTGGFDLVVLDIGLPGRDGFTVLRGLREARVSVPVIVLTARDSVRDTVAGLEGGADDWMTKPFRFEELLARVRLRLRTAARAPEVTVLRSGSLSLDLRTRRARSGERTVDLTAREFVLLELFLRHPGQVLSREQILSHVWGYDFDPGSNIVDVYVRTLRKKLGAERVETVRGMGYRLP; encoded by the coding sequence GTGAACCGCATCCTCATCGTCGAGGACGAGGAGCGCATCGCCTCCTTCGTGGAGAAGGGCCTGCGCTCCAACGGCTTCACCACGACCGTCGTCACCGACGGCGACGCGGGCTACGAGTACGCCCTGACCGGCGGCTTCGACCTCGTCGTCCTGGACATCGGGCTGCCCGGCCGGGACGGCTTCACGGTCCTGCGGGGGCTGCGTGAGGCGCGGGTGTCGGTGCCGGTGATCGTGCTGACCGCGCGGGACTCCGTACGGGACACGGTGGCCGGTCTCGAGGGCGGTGCCGACGACTGGATGACCAAGCCGTTCCGCTTCGAGGAGCTGCTCGCCCGGGTGCGGCTGAGGCTCCGTACGGCGGCGCGGGCGCCGGAGGTGACGGTCCTCAGGTCGGGCTCCCTCAGCCTGGACCTGCGTACGCGCCGGGCCCGTTCCGGGGAGCGGACGGTCGACCTGACGGCCCGTGAGTTCGTCCTCCTGGAACTGTTCCTGCGGCACCCGGGGCAGGTGCTGTCGAGGGAGCAGATCCTGTCCCACGTGTGGGGCTACGACTTCGATCCGGGGTCCAACATCGTGGACGTGTACGTGCGGACACTGCGGAAGAAGCTGGGCGCGGAGCGGGTGGAGACGGTGCGGGGGATGGGGTACCGGCTGCCGTAG
- a CDS encoding SLC13 family permease, with amino-acid sequence MTLNLRSTTALCVALSLCALLAIPRNFPGLGGDARLTLVVFVLATCAWIGTSIDDTYIALGAGLALTVTGVISSDTLFGTLGDATVWLLICAFVLAAAVSRTGLAGRAAVFLVSGARTVRQLVHLTTAALVVTAFAVPATSGRAALALPVFLALAKVLADRKRLVVMLALLFPTVILLSAVATLIGAGAHLITVSVLWETTGQHIGFTQWLLLGLPLAVASSHLAAELVLLTTTRRADRRGPVHITPEQIQRHSEQPVTGPWSQAEKRCTLLLATVIVLWCSEPLHRVPPALVALIGAVIASSPALGTVRLKDALKTVPWSLLLFMAATMAMGVALADSGAAQWLVSGLPTNESPVLFLTVVIAVSTAAHLLLQSRSARSSVLVPLVVAAAVGVGVNPVAAALASTAAAGFCHTLPASAKPVTLFSQITGAPTYAPRDLLRLSAVLAPLTAALVLFFAVAVWPLLGVSVTR; translated from the coding sequence GTGACCTTGAATCTGCGCTCCACCACCGCCCTGTGCGTGGCGCTGTCGCTGTGCGCGCTGCTGGCGATCCCCCGTAACTTCCCGGGGCTCGGCGGCGACGCCCGGCTCACGCTCGTCGTGTTCGTACTCGCGACCTGCGCCTGGATCGGGACGTCGATCGACGACACCTACATCGCGCTGGGCGCCGGGCTCGCCCTCACGGTGACCGGGGTGATCAGCAGCGACACCCTGTTCGGCACGCTGGGCGACGCCACGGTGTGGCTGCTGATCTGCGCCTTCGTGCTGGCGGCCGCGGTGAGCCGGACCGGGCTCGCCGGCCGGGCGGCGGTGTTCCTGGTCAGCGGGGCGCGCACCGTCCGGCAGCTGGTGCATCTCACGACGGCCGCCCTGGTCGTCACGGCGTTCGCGGTGCCCGCCACCTCCGGCCGGGCCGCGCTCGCGCTGCCGGTGTTCCTCGCCCTCGCGAAGGTCCTGGCCGACCGGAAACGACTGGTCGTGATGCTGGCGCTGCTGTTTCCGACCGTGATCCTTCTGTCGGCGGTGGCGACTCTGATCGGCGCGGGAGCGCATCTGATCACCGTGTCGGTGCTGTGGGAGACGACCGGACAGCACATCGGCTTCACGCAGTGGCTGCTGCTGGGCCTGCCGCTGGCCGTGGCCTCCTCCCACCTGGCCGCGGAGCTGGTCCTGCTGACGACGACCCGGCGCGCGGACCGCCGCGGCCCGGTGCACATCACCCCCGAGCAGATCCAGCGGCACAGCGAGCAGCCGGTCACCGGCCCCTGGAGCCAGGCCGAGAAGCGCTGCACCCTGCTGCTCGCCACCGTGATCGTCCTGTGGTGCAGTGAGCCGCTGCACCGGGTGCCGCCGGCGCTCGTCGCCCTGATCGGCGCCGTCATCGCCTCCTCGCCCGCCCTCGGCACGGTGCGCCTGAAGGACGCGCTGAAGACCGTCCCCTGGTCGCTGCTGCTGTTCATGGCCGCGACGATGGCGATGGGGGTTGCGCTCGCCGACTCGGGAGCGGCGCAGTGGCTGGTGTCCGGGCTGCCGACGAACGAGTCCCCGGTGCTCTTCCTGACGGTCGTGATCGCGGTCAGCACGGCGGCCCACCTGCTCCTGCAGTCCCGTTCGGCCCGCTCGTCGGTCCTGGTCCCCCTGGTCGTGGCGGCCGCTGTCGGAGTCGGCGTCAATCCGGTGGCCGCAGCCCTCGCCTCGACCGCCGCCGCGGGCTTCTGCCACACCCTGCCTGCCTCGGCCAAGCCGGTCACTCTCTTCTCGCAGATCACCGGGGCTCCCACCTACGCCCCGCGCGACCTGCTGCGGCTGTCCGCCGTCCTGGCCCCGCTGACCGCGGCGCTCGTCCTGTTCTTCGCCGTCGCGGTGTGGCCGCTGCTCGGCGTGTCCGTCACCCGTTGA